The following coding sequences lie in one Lolium perenne isolate Kyuss_39 chromosome 2, Kyuss_2.0, whole genome shotgun sequence genomic window:
- the LOC139835100 gene encoding uncharacterized protein, with protein sequence MRALIYNIRGFGEQGRRTQLKNYLRHNRCDIIGLQETIKADFSTAELRSLEFGSQYVWNWVPADGHSGGMLLGFNDDTFEVGAWKSGSFFLSAPVFQRNNRLRWTFFLVYGPADHRRTDEFLGELIQAVNASPYPVVVGGDFNLIRCGADKNNGNIHRARMLQFNEAIASMALRELERAGARFTWTNKRLDPVRCVLDRVLVSPAWEAAFPLCSLTALTRIGSDHTPLLLCDGMNAPQRTSRFFFQSWWFEVPGFLELMRDKLTHFLLDLGPHRCCIDLWQCTSRHSRQFLKGWGANLGKARRDRRATLLAQVGDLDRQADGPGLDEEGWALRYHLEDQLISMDRIDEEYWRQRSRLRWTLQGDSCTAYFHAIANGRRRKCSIPRLVTDLGEIDDQQALMEHIYQFYQGLMGSVGEPRRFATGDNLREDEGRISEIDNRDLELTFTAEELDEVLHGMKPDSAPGPDGLLSSSSRDSGRLSARPF encoded by the coding sequence ATGAGAGCCCTAATCTACAACATTAGGGGCTTCGGCGAACAGGGTCGCCGCACGCAGCTCAAAAACTACCTGCGTCACAACCGCTGCGACATCATCGGTCTCCAGGAGACTATCAAGGCGGACTTCTCAACCGCCGAGCTCCGTAGCCTGGAGTTTGGTAGCCAATATGTCTGGAATTGGGTTCCGGCTGACGGACATTCGGGAGGAATGCTCCTTGGCTTCAATGATGATACCTTCGAGGTTGGGGCCTGGAAGAGCGGCTCCTTTTTCTTGTCCGCTCCGGTGTTCCAGCGTAACAACCGGCTACGGTGGACTTTCTTCCTTGTCTATGGGCCGGCCGACCATCGCCGCACGGACGAGTTCCTGGGGGAGCTCATCCAAGCCGTCAACGCCTCGCCTTACCCGGTGGTGGTAGGGGGCGACTTCAACCTAATCCGGTGTGGCGCGGACAAAAACAACGGGAACATCCATAGGGCAAGGATGCTTCAGTTTAATGAGGCCATTGCTTCTATGGCGCTCAGAGAGCTTGAACGAGCAGGGGCTCGGTTCACATGGACCAACAAGCGCCTAGACCCTGTCCGCTGCGTTCTGGACCGAGTCTTGGTATCCCCAGCTTGGGAGGCTGCCTTCCCTCTGTGTTCCCTCACTGCCCTGACTAGGATCGGTTCAGATCACACTCCTCTCCTCCTATGCGACGGCATGAACGCACCACAGAGGACCTCCCGGTTCTTCTTCCAATCTTGGTGGTTTGAGGTTCCGGGATTTCTTGAGCTGATGAGGGACAAGCTCACCCACTTCCTCCTCGATCTGGGTCCGCACAGATGCTGCATTGACCTTTGGCAATGCACATCACGCCACTCCCGCCAATTCCTGAAAGGATGGGGAGCTAACCTGGGTAAGGCGCGGCGAGATCGCAGAGCCACACTTCTGGCGCAGGTGGGAGACCTGGATCGTCAAGCTGATGGGCCAGGCCTTGACGAAGAGGGTTGGGCCCTCAGGTATCACCTCGAAGATCAGCTGATCTCCATGGACAGGATCGACGAGGAATACTGGAGACAACGCAGTCGCCTCCGTTGGACTCTGCAGGGGGACTCTTGCACGGCCTACTTCCACGCGATTGCGAATGGGCGTAGGAGGAAGTGCTCCATCCCCCGGCTTGTGACCGATCTGGGAGAGATCGATGACCAACAGGCCCTAATGGAACACATTTACCAGTTCTACCAGGGCCTGATGGGTTCGGTGGGCGAACCTAGGAGGTTTGCCACGGGCGACAACCTGCGGGAGGACGAAGGCAGGATCTCGGAAATTGATAACCGGGATCTGGAGCTCACCTTTACCGCCGAGGAGCTTGACGAGGTCCTTCACGGCATGAAGCCCGACTCGGCCCCCGGCCCGGACGGCCTTCTGTCCTCTTCTTCAAGAGATTCTGGGAGACTCTCCGCGCGCCCATTCTGA